A genomic stretch from Juglans microcarpa x Juglans regia isolate MS1-56 chromosome 3S, Jm3101_v1.0, whole genome shotgun sequence includes:
- the LOC121258681 gene encoding uncharacterized protein LOC121258681 — MKLLDAEIIYPISDSASVSPVKVVPKKGGITMIKNDNNELILTSPITGWCMPFGLCNASAIFQRCVMSIFSDMVEKQQEVFMDDFSVQRWSSTPIAQLLNT; from the exons ATGAAGCTTTTAGATGCCGAgatcatttatccaatctcagatAGTGCATCGGTAAGTCCAGTGAAAGTCGTCCCAAAGAAAGGAGGGATAACCATGATCaagaatgacaacaatgaactTATACTGACAAGTCCGATCACTGGATG GTgcatgccttttggtctttgcAATGCGTCAGCCATTTTCCAAAGATGCGTGATGTCCATCTTCTCGGACATGGTGGAAAAACAACAAGAagtcttcatggatgacttctca gttcaaagGTGGTCGTCTACACCGATCGCTCAGCTCTTAAATACTTGA